In Rhizobium sp. ZPR4, a genomic segment contains:
- a CDS encoding ShlB/FhaC/HecB family hemolysin secretion/activation protein → MTLALGAPPARSGRGFSKSSFIVPFATALLSVILVSAQAAAQQSPNDDFARRQAQEAEQQRLKTLGEMTPRPSPVEVLQPEKAGGGKSGRCFAITHIEVEGVTRFSAGAIDKVTAPYANRCVGVGEINALLRDLTRLYLDKGLVSSRVYVPAQDIAKTKLLRLVAVEGTLSDIYINGKPSPGSGVIATAFPGMKGDITNLRDIEQGLDQINRLTSNNAKTAMLPGKTDGTSILNIENKPSHPWHLSFGNSNLGQEQTGYSKSSASIGYDSLFGINDQWNFAYEHTGPDYPWRNDGLGKSNSYSGNVSVPYGYWTFSTNGSWYEYDSSVPGNFGTLRTSGDSKQAGIGADRVIFRDKDSITTFNSGLTYKETNNFLLGNRIEVGSRKYTVGDLGLSHSRRMLGGLWVFDLSYSQGLNLFDAVAPGDAGAGDADPRFSKLSGTITVTKPFQIAEQHFEINSIVTGQYSPDNLFGAEQISAGGYSSVRGTRETMLFGNNGFFIRNDLVWRTQPFADNAGLAKMLGEFRPYIGLDYGRIARQARYQIAGGDMLGWTVGAKLAGGNVNFDMGYSDVLGGTVDRRDSGLLFVSTSVRW, encoded by the coding sequence ATGACACTGGCTTTAGGGGCGCCTCCTGCGCGGAGCGGCCGGGGCTTTTCGAAGTCGTCATTCATTGTGCCGTTTGCCACCGCGTTGCTGTCGGTGATCCTGGTTTCGGCTCAGGCTGCCGCGCAGCAATCGCCGAATGACGACTTCGCGCGCCGTCAGGCGCAGGAAGCCGAACAGCAGCGCCTCAAGACGCTTGGTGAGATGACGCCGAGACCTTCTCCGGTCGAAGTCCTGCAGCCGGAGAAGGCCGGTGGCGGCAAATCCGGCCGGTGTTTTGCCATCACCCATATAGAGGTTGAAGGCGTCACGCGGTTTTCGGCCGGCGCGATCGACAAGGTCACCGCTCCTTACGCGAACCGCTGCGTCGGCGTCGGCGAGATTAATGCTCTGCTGCGCGACTTGACGCGTCTTTATCTCGACAAGGGTCTTGTCAGTTCCCGTGTCTATGTGCCGGCGCAGGATATCGCCAAGACCAAGCTGCTGCGCCTCGTCGCCGTCGAAGGGACACTCTCCGACATCTACATCAACGGCAAGCCGTCGCCCGGTTCCGGCGTGATCGCTACCGCCTTTCCCGGTATGAAGGGCGATATCACCAATCTTCGTGATATCGAGCAAGGTCTCGACCAGATCAACCGCCTTACCTCCAATAATGCCAAGACGGCGATGCTGCCCGGCAAGACCGACGGCACCTCTATCCTCAATATCGAGAACAAGCCCAGCCATCCCTGGCACCTTTCGTTCGGGAACAGCAATCTCGGCCAGGAACAGACGGGATATTCCAAAAGCTCAGCCTCGATCGGCTATGACAGCCTCTTCGGCATCAACGACCAGTGGAATTTCGCTTACGAGCATACTGGCCCAGATTATCCATGGCGCAATGACGGTCTGGGCAAGAGCAACAGCTATTCCGGCAATGTCAGCGTGCCCTACGGCTACTGGACCTTTTCCACCAATGGCTCCTGGTATGAATATGACAGCTCCGTGCCAGGCAATTTCGGCACGCTGCGGACGTCGGGCGATAGCAAGCAGGCCGGTATCGGCGCCGACCGGGTGATCTTCCGCGACAAGGATTCGATCACCACCTTCAACAGTGGGCTGACCTACAAGGAAACCAACAACTTCCTGCTCGGCAACCGGATCGAGGTCGGCAGCCGCAAATACACGGTCGGCGATCTCGGCCTCTCGCATTCGCGCCGCATGCTCGGTGGCCTCTGGGTCTTCGATCTCTCCTATAGCCAGGGGCTCAATCTCTTTGACGCAGTTGCGCCAGGCGATGCCGGGGCGGGGGATGCCGATCCTCGCTTCTCGAAATTGTCAGGCACGATCACGGTCACGAAGCCGTTCCAAATCGCGGAGCAGCATTTCGAGATCAATTCGATCGTCACCGGTCAATATTCCCCCGACAATCTGTTCGGGGCGGAGCAGATCTCGGCCGGCGGCTATTCCTCGGTGCGCGGCACGCGCGAGACGATGCTCTTCGGCAATAACGGCTTCTTCATCCGCAACGATCTCGTCTGGCGTACGCAGCCCTTCGCCGACAATGCCGGGCTGGCGAAGATGCTTGGAGAATTCAGGCCGTATATCGGTCTCGACTACGGGCGGATCGCACGCCAGGCCCGCTACCAGATCGCAGGCGGCGACATGCTTGGCTGGACGGTCGGCGCCAAGCTCGCCGGCGGCAATGTCAATTTCGATATGGGCTATTCGGACGTTCTCGGCGGCACGGTCGATCGCCGTGACTCCGGGCTCTTGTTTGTCAGCACGTCAGTGAGGTGGTGA
- a CDS encoding invasion associated locus B family protein → MSPANKTFSFKTLTSAFFLSSALLAFSVAAQEQPAPTANTTTSSGAAQATAPQASEQQPAPQARVQKFDDWYYRCIDGKAADGAAAESCEVAQIATVKQGDQDVNILTLAVAKVPAPVATDKKTAKQPASELVLTTLVPLNMYLPAGISIDANDKPVVQLAYRNCNQAGCWAQQKLDAKMVAALAKATDGTGHVQMMNGQKVNIKFSLKGLSPALDALQKPASK, encoded by the coding sequence ATGTCCCCCGCCAACAAGACCTTTTCCTTCAAGACCCTCACTTCAGCGTTTTTTCTTTCTTCGGCGTTGCTTGCATTTTCTGTGGCGGCGCAGGAGCAGCCCGCTCCGACCGCAAACACGACTACGAGCAGCGGAGCCGCTCAGGCTACAGCTCCGCAGGCAAGCGAACAGCAGCCCGCGCCTCAGGCCCGCGTTCAGAAGTTCGACGACTGGTACTATCGCTGCATCGACGGCAAGGCAGCGGATGGCGCTGCAGCGGAGAGCTGCGAAGTTGCGCAGATCGCAACGGTCAAGCAGGGCGACCAGGATGTGAACATATTGACGCTGGCGGTTGCCAAGGTGCCTGCTCCCGTCGCAACGGACAAGAAGACGGCCAAGCAGCCAGCCAGTGAACTGGTTCTGACGACGCTCGTGCCACTCAATATGTATCTGCCTGCCGGCATCAGCATCGATGCAAACGACAAGCCCGTCGTGCAGTTGGCCTACCGCAACTGCAATCAGGCGGGCTGCTGGGCGCAGCAGAAACTGGACGCAAAGATGGTTGCAGCCCTTGCCAAGGCGACGGATGGCACCGGTCATGTCCAGATGATGAATGGCCAGAAGGTCAACATCAAATTCTCCCTCAAGGGCCTGTCGCCGGCTCTGGACGCGCTGCAAAAGCCCGCCTCGAAGTAA